Proteins encoded within one genomic window of Candidatus Berkiella cookevillensis:
- a CDS encoding YbaB/EbfC family nucleoid-associated protein has product MDTKNMDFQSMMASFMQNAQKLQENLKGAYQEISEKHKDRTVVGMAGGDLVKVEVTLKLQVKNIELKPAVFEESPEVMSELIAAATNQAIAQAQEMVKKEMMAVTQKMGLPKDMPMPFSG; this is encoded by the coding sequence ATGGATACTAAAAATATGGACTTCCAATCAATGATGGCATCTTTTATGCAAAATGCTCAAAAATTACAAGAAAATTTAAAAGGCGCCTATCAAGAAATTTCTGAAAAGCATAAAGATCGCACCGTTGTGGGTATGGCTGGGGGTGATTTAGTAAAAGTGGAAGTCACCTTAAAATTGCAAGTTAAAAACATAGAATTAAAACCTGCTGTATTTGAAGAAAGCCCTGAAGTCATGAGCGAGCTGATTGCCGCTGCAACAAACCAAGCGATTGCACAGGCACAAGAGATGGTTAAAAAAGAAATGATGGCTGTGACACAGAAGATGGGCTTGCCCAAAGATATGCCTATGCCATTTTCTGGTTAA
- the dnaX gene encoding DNA polymerase III subunit gamma/tau has translation MSYSALARKWRPKSFAELKGQDHVAKALMNALARNQLHHAYLFTGTRGIGKTTIARIFAKCLNCEQGVVATPCNACDTCRAIDSGRYLDLIEVDAASKTKVEDTRELLDNVQYAPAAGRYKVYLIDEVHMLSGHSFNALLKTLEEPPSHVKFILATTDPEKIPVTILSRCLNFQLRALSENEISQQLALILQQESKSYEAEALQLLACFAKGSMRDALSLLEQAVSYCQDENINLQDVEFMLGMQYRQYLIPLLQAVFEQNIENAVALVQKMMDIGADAESVLQAFLESLHELSMQSIFLKKESALHSNKYQNLTIPLPEVLQLLYQIGLNGKRDLLFAPNTRIGLEMTILRMIAFLPDERKLGTPVTRVSTQQHATTPMSKPVTKPSQDNRASSKSFSSAVPPPALSSPRVEAQQARQQVEAKEVSAPAKALTANQSWNDIIEGLPLTGLTRILVKNCTVSHWGERSIHLALDISQEACLNQSRQMQIQKALSDYLGKDIVLKISCAEHKGTVSTPLQQDQQKEEQAQTDAKALLLNDERVQTIMQTFDATIENVSYEKVVK, from the coding sequence GTGTCATATTCAGCACTCGCAAGAAAATGGCGGCCCAAATCATTTGCTGAGCTAAAAGGTCAGGATCATGTAGCCAAAGCGCTCATGAATGCTTTAGCCCGTAATCAGCTGCACCACGCCTATTTATTTACTGGTACCCGAGGTATCGGAAAAACCACCATCGCACGTATTTTTGCCAAATGTTTAAACTGTGAACAAGGGGTTGTCGCAACGCCTTGTAATGCATGTGACACTTGTCGAGCGATCGACAGTGGGCGTTATTTAGATTTGATTGAAGTGGATGCTGCATCTAAGACAAAAGTAGAGGATACACGCGAACTTTTAGATAATGTTCAATATGCACCGGCTGCAGGACGTTATAAAGTTTATCTCATTGATGAAGTACACATGCTCTCTGGTCATAGTTTTAATGCGCTGCTAAAAACCCTAGAAGAGCCACCTTCGCATGTTAAATTTATCTTAGCAACCACAGATCCAGAAAAGATTCCAGTCACTATCTTATCAAGATGTTTGAATTTTCAGCTGCGTGCCTTAAGTGAAAATGAAATAAGTCAGCAACTTGCCCTCATTTTACAACAAGAAAGTAAAAGCTATGAAGCTGAAGCGCTTCAGTTGCTCGCCTGCTTTGCTAAAGGCAGTATGCGAGATGCACTGAGTTTGCTTGAGCAAGCCGTGAGCTATTGCCAAGATGAAAACATTAACTTGCAAGATGTTGAGTTTATGTTGGGCATGCAATATCGCCAGTATTTAATACCATTGCTTCAAGCTGTTTTTGAGCAAAATATTGAAAATGCGGTTGCACTTGTGCAAAAAATGATGGACATAGGGGCTGATGCAGAGAGTGTATTACAAGCATTTTTAGAGAGTTTGCATGAATTGTCTATGCAAAGCATATTCTTAAAAAAAGAGAGTGCCTTGCACAGTAATAAATATCAAAATCTAACAATACCGTTACCAGAAGTATTACAACTCTTGTATCAAATAGGATTAAATGGCAAACGTGATTTGCTGTTTGCGCCTAATACGCGCATAGGTTTGGAGATGACGATATTACGCATGATTGCGTTTTTACCGGATGAAAGAAAGCTTGGCACGCCTGTTACTCGCGTATCTACCCAGCAACATGCGACTACCCCAATGTCTAAACCAGTCACTAAGCCATCTCAAGACAATAGAGCTTCAAGTAAAAGCTTTTCTTCTGCTGTACCACCACCTGCCCTAAGCTCACCCAGAGTAGAGGCACAACAGGCAAGACAACAAGTAGAAGCGAAAGAGGTGTCTGCTCCTGCCAAAGCATTGACAGCCAATCAAAGCTGGAATGACATCATAGAAGGATTGCCATTAACCGGCTTGACAAGAATACTGGTTAAAAATTGCACTGTGTCGCATTGGGGCGAGAGGAGTATTCATTTGGCGCTTGATATCTCTCAAGAGGCTTGCTTGAATCAAAGCCGGCAAATGCAAATTCAAAAAGCGCTATCTGATTATTTAGGTAAAGATATTGTGTTAAAGATTAGTTGTGCTGAACATAAAGGCACGGTATCCACGCCTTTGCAACAAGATCAACAAAAAGAAGAGCAAGCACAAACAGATGCAAAAGCATTGTTGCTGAATGATGAACGCGTGCAAACAATTATGCAGACATTTGATGCAACGATTGAAAACGTTTCTTATGAAAAAGTAGTTAAGTGA
- a CDS encoding glycosyltransferase family 4 protein: MRILVAHNFYRSEHIGGEDTVVLNEVAALKQHLGDANVHTYYVYNDNISPISLIKNIGGNQAHARQIVDLIKKNGIDLLHVHNEFPLLTPLVFKAAYEQGVKVVQTLHNFRGQCLSGILYRQNALCEQCVNQKMKWPGIVHRCYRNSYLQSTVHAMAQYWYHLKQYQNYIHHYFVLTHFQKNKLIDFGLNSQQLLLKPNFIMPQLEYYSADIKREDYVFIGRIESGKGIEYLLKNWLTLPKHFVLRIIGSGEDLAMLQDKYTQENIIFLGKLEHVKAMQLLKSAKYLIHTSLYYETFGLTILEAMSCGVPVIGFNIGTRKDFIVHEENGLLSDEDKLQETLLSSFEHPKYMDMSKNAYEFSLQFTPASIVPQQIMHYENIIKGEYL; this comes from the coding sequence ATGAGAATTCTAGTTGCGCATAATTTTTATCGATCGGAACACATTGGTGGCGAAGATACAGTTGTTTTGAACGAGGTTGCCGCATTAAAACAGCATCTAGGTGATGCTAATGTTCACACATACTATGTTTATAATGATAATATTTCACCTATCTCCCTAATTAAAAATATTGGAGGCAATCAGGCGCATGCGCGACAGATCGTTGACCTAATTAAAAAAAACGGCATTGATCTCTTACACGTACACAATGAATTTCCACTATTAACACCCTTAGTATTTAAAGCAGCCTATGAGCAGGGTGTTAAAGTAGTTCAGACTTTGCATAATTTTCGCGGACAATGTTTGTCTGGAATCTTGTATCGACAGAATGCTTTGTGTGAACAATGCGTGAATCAAAAAATGAAGTGGCCTGGTATTGTGCATCGGTGCTATCGGAACAGTTATTTGCAGAGTACCGTACATGCGATGGCGCAGTATTGGTACCATCTTAAGCAATACCAAAATTATATCCACCATTATTTTGTGTTGACGCACTTTCAAAAGAATAAACTTATTGATTTTGGACTAAATTCTCAGCAATTGCTCTTAAAACCAAATTTTATAATGCCACAGTTGGAATACTATAGCGCTGACATTAAGCGAGAGGATTATGTTTTTATTGGGCGAATTGAGTCTGGGAAAGGCATAGAATATTTGCTTAAGAATTGGCTGACCTTGCCCAAACATTTTGTGCTCAGAATTATTGGCAGTGGTGAAGATTTAGCAATGTTACAAGATAAATACACCCAAGAAAATATCATTTTCTTAGGTAAACTTGAGCATGTAAAAGCAATGCAACTTTTGAAAAGCGCTAAGTATCTGATTCATACCTCTCTTTATTATGAGACATTTGGCTTGACAATCTTAGAAGCAATGAGTTGTGGTGTACCAGTGATTGGCTTTAATATTGGTACACGCAAGGATTTTATTGTGCATGAAGAAAATGGATTACTATCGGATGAGGATAAGTTGCAAGAAACTTTATTGTCTTCATTTGAGCATCCAAAATATATGGATATGAGTAAAAATGCATATGAATTTTCTTTACAATTCACGCCTGCTTCAATTGTACCACAGCAGATTATGCACTATGAAAATATTATCAAAGGCGAATATTTGTGA
- a CDS encoding transposase, which produces MSKYKKYDKSFKQRAVQLALTSEQPTSKTAKDLGILESTLYNWISKAKKDKNIPEVKDETPDLKQLHEELLKLRKENERLRDTCDILKKATAYFANDPKKDSNS; this is translated from the coding sequence ATGTCCAAGTATAAGAAGTATGATAAGTCATTTAAGCAAAGAGCAGTGCAGCTAGCACTGACCTCCGAACAACCCACCTCAAAGACAGCGAAAGATCTCGGCATTCTTGAGTCAACGCTTTATAACTGGATATCCAAGGCTAAAAAAGACAAAAATATCCCTGAGGTCAAGGATGAAACTCCTGATTTAAAGCAACTTCATGAAGAACTGTTGAAGCTACGCAAGGAAAATGAACGCCTAAGGGATACCTGCGACATTTTAAAAAAGGCTACAGCCTACTTCGCGAACGACCCGAAGAAAGATTCAAATTCATAG
- a CDS encoding IS3 family transposase, translated as MRHFKKGYSLLRERPEERFKFIEKERHHYDVVLLCECMQVSRSGYYAWKNRPVEPECNDTFIKERMNAIFLLSRCCYGFRRMQKALKNEGIDCNHKKVSRLMKELKLFPKVKRKFKATTNSNHKLPIEPNRLERKFFAIKPNIAWVGDITYIWTEQGWLYLATVIDLCSRKVKGWAMGERITADLAVSALEMALKQVDCSKALLFHSDRGVQYASHAFKEVIKNNGMVHSMSRKADCWDNAVAESFFGTLKQELVYHCKFKTRDEAKLAIFDYIEVFYNRIRLHSTLDYQTPDSVERAVLAA; from the coding sequence CTGCGACATTTTAAAAAAGGCTACAGCCTACTTCGCGAACGACCCGAAGAAAGATTCAAATTCATAGAGAAAGAACGTCATCATTATGATGTTGTTTTGCTCTGCGAATGTATGCAGGTCTCCCGAAGTGGGTATTATGCTTGGAAAAACCGACCAGTCGAACCTGAGTGTAATGACACTTTTATAAAAGAGAGGATGAACGCTATCTTTTTGCTGAGTCGATGTTGCTATGGCTTCAGACGCATGCAGAAAGCACTTAAAAACGAAGGTATCGATTGTAATCATAAAAAGGTAAGCCGTTTAATGAAAGAATTAAAGCTGTTCCCCAAAGTAAAGAGAAAATTCAAAGCCACAACCAACTCAAACCACAAGCTGCCAATCGAGCCAAATCGGTTAGAGCGCAAATTCTTTGCGATAAAGCCGAATATTGCCTGGGTTGGCGATATTACCTATATTTGGACTGAACAAGGTTGGCTTTATTTAGCGACAGTCATCGACCTGTGCTCACGAAAGGTCAAAGGCTGGGCCATGGGTGAGCGCATAACAGCTGACTTGGCTGTTTCTGCGTTAGAGATGGCACTAAAACAAGTTGATTGTTCTAAGGCTCTTCTATTCCATTCTGATAGAGGTGTTCAATATGCTTCCCACGCTTTTAAAGAAGTTATTAAAAATAATGGAATGGTTCACAGTATGAGTCGTAAGGCTGATTGTTGGGATAACGCCGTTGCTGAAAGCTTCTTTGGCACTTTAAAGCAAGAGCTTGTCTATCACTGCAAATTTAAAACACGTGATGAGGCAAAATTAGCTATTTTTGATTACATCGAAGTGTTCTATAATCGTATCCGTTTGCACTCAACGCTGGACTATCAAACACCTGATAGTGTAGAAAGAGCCGTATTAGCTGCGTAG
- a CDS encoding glycosyltransferase family 2 protein codes for MAHIIDLHSAWQQASRQVSLIQRHALKTHRRLYRISVIFVARGTDEAILQSLNTILSQDLIREIIIVSCTASVALNNKLYDIAREHPRVFLLFQNPDLSLSKAYNLGLRHSTSKYLLLLSAPYLLPKNIVVELLAPGLTKPSHWIMGIQSAFYSSFDPFFRFQKNSFYKQGNSVLEKEQIHHVISVMPDCLLVSYDMVQEMGALDTACNDGNVLLDLCLRVHAAGGDVFGHVALKSSGVSLSKTKVSLKQLDGLWKSWHHYYQKHFSQHYRKRHACMLYIKLFIKIIGAMIRNPKNPSFC; via the coding sequence TTGGCGCATATTATTGATCTGCATTCTGCTTGGCAGCAAGCCAGTCGGCAAGTTTCACTTATTCAGCGGCATGCTCTGAAAACGCACCGTCGCCTTTATCGTATTAGTGTAATTTTTGTTGCAAGAGGAACAGACGAGGCTATTTTGCAAAGTTTGAATACGATCCTTTCACAAGATCTTATTCGCGAGATTATTATTGTCAGTTGCACCGCCTCAGTTGCTTTAAATAATAAGTTATATGACATTGCACGTGAGCACCCACGCGTTTTTCTTTTGTTTCAAAATCCAGATTTAAGTTTATCTAAAGCTTATAACCTAGGTTTAAGACATTCAACTAGCAAGTATTTGCTCTTGCTGTCAGCCCCTTATCTTTTACCTAAAAATATTGTGGTTGAATTATTGGCACCTGGATTAACCAAGCCTTCGCATTGGATAATGGGGATTCAATCTGCCTTTTATTCAAGTTTTGATCCCTTTTTTCGCTTTCAGAAAAATAGTTTTTACAAGCAGGGTAACTCTGTTTTAGAAAAAGAGCAGATACATCATGTTATCTCGGTCATGCCAGATTGTCTTTTGGTTTCCTATGACATGGTGCAAGAAATGGGTGCTTTGGATACAGCCTGTAATGATGGCAATGTATTATTAGACTTGTGTTTACGTGTGCATGCGGCGGGTGGGGATGTCTTTGGGCATGTGGCGCTTAAATCCTCTGGTGTTTCATTGTCAAAAACAAAGGTCTCCCTGAAGCAGTTGGATGGTTTATGGAAAAGTTGGCATCACTACTACCAAAAACACTTTAGCCAACATTATAGAAAGCGCCATGCCTGCATGCTCTATATTAAGTTGTTTATCAAAATAATAGGTGCAATGATTCGCAACCCTAAAAATCCATCATTTTGCTGA
- a CDS encoding NAD-dependent epimerase/dehydratase family protein produces the protein MSKSVSQSVFITGASGFVGKRVCEYFLAKGLKVIGCGRQERLNIQHPNFEYHNFDLNDIKRYGYLLETVDIVVHLAALAHQSKHLNPLTYYQVNADCTKQFISICSEYNIQRFVYISTIKVNGERSLDEPFNEQHTPNPLDVYGRSKWFAENYVQDIAMEANMEWVIIRPPLVYGPGVKANFASLMKLIDMHLPVPFAAFLSKRSFIAIDNLCDFIFTCAFHVNAKNQIFCISDDDDQSTRTLIKALQIVRMGRAKLFNCPIILLKMACILLGRRAIFNRLSEPLQVDIAKAKQLLDWKPVLTFKEAVFKYFGVENKRKEMT, from the coding sequence ATGTCTAAGTCAGTTTCTCAATCAGTTTTCATTACGGGCGCGAGTGGATTTGTTGGCAAGCGTGTTTGTGAATACTTTCTGGCAAAAGGCTTAAAAGTCATTGGGTGTGGGCGTCAAGAACGCTTAAATATTCAACATCCAAATTTTGAATATCATAATTTTGATTTAAACGATATAAAACGTTATGGCTATTTACTGGAGACGGTAGATATTGTTGTTCATTTAGCGGCCTTAGCGCATCAATCTAAGCACTTAAATCCTCTGACTTATTATCAAGTAAATGCAGATTGCACCAAACAATTCATTTCTATTTGCTCGGAGTATAACATTCAGCGTTTTGTTTATATTAGCACCATTAAGGTCAATGGAGAAAGAAGCTTGGATGAACCCTTTAATGAGCAGCATACGCCTAACCCCTTAGATGTATATGGTCGTTCTAAATGGTTTGCTGAAAATTATGTGCAAGATATTGCGATGGAGGCAAACATGGAGTGGGTTATCATACGTCCGCCTTTGGTGTATGGGCCAGGTGTTAAGGCTAATTTTGCAAGCTTAATGAAATTGATTGATATGCATTTGCCAGTTCCATTTGCTGCTTTTCTGAGCAAGCGCAGCTTTATTGCGATTGATAATTTATGTGATTTTATTTTTACTTGTGCTTTTCATGTAAATGCAAAAAATCAGATATTTTGTATTTCGGATGATGATGATCAATCGACAAGAACACTGATCAAAGCCTTACAGATAGTACGGATGGGTAGAGCAAAATTATTCAATTGTCCGATCATATTACTAAAAATGGCTTGTATATTGTTGGGAAGGCGAGCTATTTTTAATCGCTTATCTGAGCCATTACAAGTGGATATTGCTAAAGCAAAGCAGCTATTAGATTGGAAGCCAGTATTAACGTTTAAGGAAGCTGTCTTTAAATATTTTGGAGTGGAAAATAAGCGCAAAGAAATGACATGA
- a CDS encoding glycosyltransferase → MIKVSIITVCYNSEKTIEETILSVKSQSYYPIEYIVIDGASKDNTLSIVEKYRDTIDVLVSEKDAGIYDAMNKGIEKATGEVIGFLNADDLFAHPDAIKKIVDVFESSNAEAVYGDLVYFSRKNRHDKIVRYFKSSRFKQGDFAKGWCPPHPTFYVRKSVYERLGGFNLKLEMGNDVELMMRFLEKEKIKSFYIPEVLVKMRMGGVSNQSLKNIWVQNRHILQAAKDLHIPIPLLPFVFHKLLNRASQYLARFGV, encoded by the coding sequence GTGATAAAAGTATCGATTATAACGGTTTGCTACAATAGCGAAAAAACCATTGAAGAGACGATATTGTCTGTAAAGTCTCAAAGTTATTATCCCATTGAATATATTGTGATAGATGGGGCTTCAAAAGATAATACGCTGAGCATTGTAGAGAAATATCGAGATACAATTGATGTACTTGTCTCAGAAAAAGATGCAGGTATTTATGATGCGATGAATAAAGGCATAGAAAAAGCGACTGGAGAAGTCATAGGTTTTTTGAATGCTGATGATTTATTTGCACATCCAGATGCCATTAAAAAAATAGTAGATGTTTTTGAAAGTAGCAATGCAGAAGCAGTTTATGGTGATCTCGTTTATTTTTCTAGAAAAAATAGGCACGATAAAATTGTTCGTTATTTTAAATCCAGTCGTTTCAAACAAGGTGATTTTGCTAAAGGTTGGTGTCCTCCTCATCCTACTTTTTATGTGCGAAAATCAGTCTATGAGAGACTCGGTGGATTTAATTTGAAGCTTGAAATGGGTAATGATGTTGAATTGATGATGCGCTTTTTAGAAAAGGAAAAAATTAAGTCTTTTTATATTCCAGAGGTACTTGTTAAAATGCGTATGGGTGGTGTATCTAATCAAAGTTTAAAAAATATTTGGGTTCAAAATAGACACATTTTACAGGCAGCCAAAGATTTACATATTCCAATTCCGTTATTACCCTTTGTATTTCATAAACTCTTGAATAGAGCAAGTCAGTATCTTGCAAGATTTGGAGTTTGA
- the recR gene encoding recombination mediator RecR — MILSPLIQELVDALRTLPGVGPKSAQRMAFFVLTQAQEKGHYLGHILQKAIRQVKTCQRCRMLCETDVCSICKHVQRDKSIVCVVESPANVIAIENAGMYQGLYFVLSGHLSPIDGIGPEEIGIEQFIQRIEDEEVREVVLALSATVEGEATAYYLVELIKKRGLKATRIAHGIPLGGELEYVDEGTLAKALLDRTNI; from the coding sequence ATGATACTAAGCCCTCTCATACAAGAATTGGTTGATGCATTAAGAACGCTGCCAGGTGTAGGACCTAAATCTGCGCAGCGTATGGCTTTTTTTGTACTGACACAAGCGCAAGAAAAAGGTCATTATCTTGGACATATTTTGCAAAAAGCAATTCGCCAAGTGAAAACATGCCAGCGTTGCCGTATGTTGTGTGAAACCGATGTTTGTAGCATTTGTAAGCATGTACAACGAGATAAAAGTATTGTCTGTGTGGTTGAAAGTCCAGCAAATGTAATTGCCATTGAAAATGCAGGCATGTATCAAGGACTGTATTTTGTATTATCAGGCCATTTATCACCGATCGATGGTATTGGGCCTGAAGAAATTGGTATAGAGCAATTCATCCAAAGAATTGAAGATGAAGAGGTGCGAGAAGTGGTGCTCGCCCTTTCTGCAACCGTAGAAGGTGAAGCAACAGCCTATTATTTGGTTGAACTCATTAAAAAACGAGGCTTAAAAGCAACCCGTATTGCACATGGGATCCCTCTGGGTGGGGAATTAGAGTATGTGGATGAGGGGACATTGGCCAAGGCTTTGTTAGATCGCACTAATATTTAA
- a CDS encoding SPOR domain-containing protein, producing MMRKAALWTLIVAVPLLTVGCEKNPLKTGFYKTHKTTQQAAANKQDAIVTAAANTNAVAPLVTTSQQSTNNPQFTQTAATTSEQQYKQGYDLFYGIGAKHDEKHGIRLLEQAASQGHINAKQLLARLDEMGYQINDAVLHQPTTQVAQVASTAIPVSNGTDAEQNEIITENDWYYSEDKAQAAATIASTASSMPQIQQADSSYVDQLGSVAAVAQAPISSEQIVDPNATIGQATTRTRVSATRHEQALLSMDQSFYTLQLVAARDKEGVDKFISENQLDGNAHIVKKNTAGTDWYVAYYGNYPNQQMAKAAASQLPSSVKRSAKPWVRPVRTVQEEINQNAG from the coding sequence ATGATGAGAAAGGCAGCATTATGGACATTGATAGTCGCGGTTCCACTTTTAACAGTGGGCTGCGAAAAAAATCCGCTTAAAACGGGATTCTATAAAACGCACAAAACAACTCAGCAAGCAGCGGCCAATAAGCAAGATGCTATTGTCACTGCTGCTGCAAATACAAATGCTGTAGCGCCATTAGTAACAACATCTCAACAATCTACCAATAATCCTCAATTTACCCAAACCGCCGCCACAACAAGTGAACAGCAGTATAAGCAAGGCTATGATTTATTTTATGGTATTGGCGCAAAGCATGATGAAAAACATGGTATTAGACTCTTAGAACAAGCTGCTTCTCAAGGACATATAAACGCTAAACAATTATTAGCACGCTTGGATGAAATGGGTTATCAGATAAATGATGCGGTGTTACATCAGCCAACAACTCAGGTTGCCCAAGTTGCATCTACTGCGATACCTGTGAGTAACGGCACAGATGCAGAGCAAAATGAAATCATCACTGAAAACGATTGGTATTATAGTGAAGATAAGGCACAAGCGGCAGCAACTATCGCATCTACAGCTTCATCTATGCCTCAAATACAGCAGGCAGATAGTAGTTATGTTGATCAACTTGGTTCTGTTGCAGCGGTAGCCCAAGCACCCATAAGCTCTGAGCAAATTGTAGATCCCAATGCAACAATTGGCCAAGCAACTACGCGTACTCGTGTTTCTGCAACTAGACATGAGCAAGCATTATTGTCGATGGATCAATCTTTTTATACGCTGCAATTAGTTGCCGCGCGTGATAAAGAAGGCGTTGATAAATTTATTAGCGAAAATCAATTAGATGGAAATGCGCATATTGTAAAGAAAAATACTGCGGGCACGGATTGGTATGTCGCTTATTATGGCAATTATCCGAATCAGCAAATGGCAAAAGCTGCTGCGAGCCAATTACCTTCTAGTGTAAAGCGTAGCGCTAAGCCTTGGGTAAGACCTGTTCGTACGGTTCAAGAAGAAATCAATCAGAACGCTGGTTAA
- the htpG gene encoding molecular chaperone HtpG: protein MMAEQTKETRGFQTEVKQLLHLMINALYSNKEIFLRELISNGSDAADKLRFEGISNPEYFEGDSNPLAIQIEFDKEKKIIVIRDNGIGMSREEVISHLGTIAKSGTQEFLNNLTGDQVKDNHLIGQFGVGFYSAFIIAKKVIVKTRRAGLTAEEGVQWESFGDGEYTIENIHKSTRGTEVILELKDGEEEFLEGMRLRHIVTTYSDHIGLPIMMKAESYDDDEKKEINPEKEWETVNKATALWALPKSEIEESAYQEFYKHIAHDFENPLVWAHNKVEGRLEYTTLLYIPARAPFDLYQPNRTRGLKLYVKRVFIIDDAEQFLPRYLRFVRGVIDSNDLPLNVSREILQSNRVVDAMRGYIVKRSLSLLEELAKSDSDKYLGFWSQFGLVLKEGPAEDFANKELVSSLLRFASTHTDVEKQQHSLDEYIERMKPNQDKIYYMAADTFNAACHSPHLEVFRAKNIEVLILYDRIDEWMMSHLTEYKGKKFQSVAQGALDSLDFSEEAKSPEAKKEEQEKQLEGFKDTLEKIKEILKEKIKDVRLTERLTISPACIVVDEDQMTSQMERLLRSAGQDIKLKPILELNPQHLLVQRLKEEGNQEHFKDLSYILYDQAVLSEGGQLEDPATFVKKFNELLLNVAK, encoded by the coding sequence ATGATGGCAGAACAAACCAAAGAAACACGTGGCTTTCAAACAGAAGTAAAGCAGCTGCTTCATCTTATGATCAATGCTTTGTATAGCAATAAAGAAATATTTCTGCGCGAATTAATTTCTAATGGCTCAGATGCTGCAGATAAATTGCGTTTTGAAGGCATTAGCAATCCAGAATATTTTGAAGGTGACAGCAACCCACTTGCTATTCAAATTGAATTTGATAAAGAAAAGAAAATCATTGTCATACGTGACAACGGGATTGGTATGTCCCGTGAAGAAGTCATCAGTCACTTAGGCACAATTGCAAAATCAGGTACACAAGAATTTTTAAATAACTTAACTGGCGATCAAGTCAAAGATAATCATTTGATTGGTCAGTTTGGTGTAGGCTTTTACTCTGCATTTATCATTGCTAAAAAAGTAATTGTTAAGACGCGTCGTGCAGGATTAACCGCAGAGGAAGGGGTTCAATGGGAATCATTCGGTGATGGTGAATATACAATTGAAAATATTCATAAATCTACACGTGGCACAGAAGTCATCTTAGAGCTTAAGGATGGAGAAGAAGAGTTTTTAGAAGGGATGAGATTGCGCCATATCGTCACAACTTATTCAGATCATATTGGTTTACCCATTATGATGAAAGCAGAATCTTATGATGATGACGAAAAGAAAGAGATTAACCCAGAAAAAGAATGGGAAACAGTAAATAAGGCAACTGCTTTATGGGCGCTCCCTAAATCAGAAATTGAAGAATCTGCTTATCAAGAATTCTATAAGCATATTGCACATGATTTTGAGAATCCATTGGTGTGGGCACACAACAAAGTAGAAGGACGTTTAGAATATACAACATTACTCTATATTCCTGCACGTGCGCCTTTTGATTTGTATCAGCCCAATCGTACACGTGGCTTAAAATTATATGTTAAACGAGTTTTCATTATTGATGATGCAGAACAATTTTTACCTCGATATTTGAGATTTGTCAGAGGGGTTATTGATAGTAACGATCTTCCTCTTAATGTTTCCAGAGAAATTTTGCAGAGCAATCGTGTTGTAGATGCAATGCGTGGCTATATTGTGAAGCGATCCTTAAGCTTATTAGAAGAACTTGCTAAAAGTGACAGTGATAAATATCTTGGATTCTGGAGCCAATTTGGTTTGGTTTTAAAAGAAGGCCCTGCGGAAGACTTTGCAAATAAAGAATTAGTTTCTAGCTTATTAAGATTTGCGTCTACGCATACAGATGTTGAAAAACAGCAACATTCTTTAGATGAATATATTGAGCGCATGAAGCCCAATCAAGATAAAATTTATTACATGGCAGCAGATACCTTTAATGCCGCTTGTCACAGCCCGCATTTAGAAGTATTTAGAGCAAAGAACATTGAAGTTCTTATATTGTACGACAGAATTGATGAATGGATGATGTCGCATTTAACAGAATACAAAGGCAAAAAATTCCAGTCTGTTGCACAAGGTGCTTTAGATAGTTTAGATTTTTCTGAAGAAGCAAAATCTCCAGAAGCTAAAAAAGAAGAGCAAGAAAAGCAATTAGAAGGATTTAAAGATACCTTAGAAAAGATCAAAGAGATTTTAAAAGAAAAAATCAAAGATGTTCGTTTAACAGAACGTTTGACTATTTCGCCTGCTTGTATTGTTGTTGATGAAGATCAAATGACAAGCCAAATGGAACGCTTATTACGATCTGCTGGGCAAGACATCAAGTTGAAGCCAATTTTGGAGCTTAATCCTCAGCACTTATTGGTGCAAAGATTAAAAGAAGAAGGCAATCAAGAGCATTTTAAAGATTTGAGTTACATTCTTTATGATCAGGCTGTTTTATCAGAGGGCGGTCAGCTTGAAGATCCAGCTACTTTTGTTAAGAAATTTAATGAGCTTTTATTAAATGTAGCAAAATAG